The Rhizobium oryzihabitans genomic sequence TTATTTCTGGGCGATCTATTTCCGCACGCCGGGCGGTGTCCTGTTCGAGATCGCAACCAACGAACCCGGCTTCGACCGGGACGAGGATACCGCGCATCTGGGTGAAGCGCTCAAGCTTCCGAACCGCTACGAGCCTTTTCGCAACCAGATCGAGGCGAACCTCGCTCCCCTTGCGGCATAGACCGGGCCGCTGACCCGCATCCACTGACCGAAACAGATTTGCGCTTTTCAAGACGGCTGCCCCTGCCGGGCAGCCGACCGGCGAAGCCTTCTCAATTTCCACCGCCGCAGATCGGCAATCACCACCTGAACGGAGAACTGAAAATGTCCAAGCTCGAAGTCCTTACCCCCGCCAACAGCCAGCTCATCTTCATCGACCAGCAGCCGCAGATGGCTTTCGGTGTGCAGTCGATAGACCGGCAGACACTGAAGAACAATGTCGTCGGCCTCGCAAAGGCGGCAAAGATTTTCAATATCCCGACGACCATCACCACGGTTGAAACGGAAAGCTTTTCTGGCAACACCTTTCCGGAACTGCTCACGGTCTTCCCGGAAAACGACATTCTCGAGCGCACCTCGATGAATTCCTGGGATGACCAGAATGTTCGCGACGCGCTGGCGAAGAATGCCGCGGCCGGCCGCAAGAAGATCGTCGTCTCCGGCCTCTGGACGGAAGTGTGCAACACCACCTTCGCGCTCTCGGCGCTCCATGATGTCGCGGACTACGAGATCTACATGGTGGCGGACGCCTCCGGCGGAACCTCTGTCGATGCACACAAATATGCCATGGACCGCATGGTGCAGGCCGGCATCATTCCCGTCACCTGGCAGCAGGTTCTGCTTGAATGGCAGCGCGACTGGGCGCGCAAGGAAACCTACGATGCCGTCACCTCGCTCGTGAAGGAACATTCAGGCGCCTACGGCATGGGCATCGACTACGCCGTCACCCATGTCCATGGCGGTGAGGAACGCGTCAAGCATGGCAAGCGCATCGGCCCGAACCCGGCCAACAAATAAGCTTTCAACCGTGCCGTGCCGGCTGGATGACATCCAGTCCGGTGCGGCCTTCATTGATCGAGGAGGTTTCCATGAAAGTCTATCTTCTGTCCCTTGGTGCCGGTCTGCTGGTCGGCATTGTTTACAGCCTGCTCAATGTGCGTTCGCCCGCACCGCCCGTCATTGCTCTGGTCGGCCTGCTCGGCATATTGGTTGGAGAACAGATTATTCCCTTTGCAAGGACGATCATCGGCAAGGAGCCGGCCGTCGTTTCGTGGATCAACCAGATCAAGCCGCATATGTTCGGCCATTTGCCGAAGGGTAGCGAAGAGCGCACAGATCTCGCCAAGGCTGAACGGCCTGCAGACAGGGAGAGAAGCTGATGCCGACGCGACGCACCTTTCTCGGCGCGGCATCGAGCCTCGCCTTCCCCCATCTGTTTTCACCCGCTAGTGCGGCTGACCCCATTCAGACAGGAGCCCGTTCCATGTATCCCGATACCATCCTTCATAATGGCCGCCTGACGACACTCGATCGCGCCAACCCGAATGCAACCGCAGTCGCCATCAAGGATGGCCTGTTCATGGAGGTGGGAACGGACACCGATGTCATGGCGCTCGCCGGACCGGAGACAAAGATCATCGACCTGAAGGGTAAGCGCGTATTGCCGGGCCTGATCGACAACCATACCCACGTCGTTCGCGGCGGCTTGAACTTCAACATGGAACTGCGCTGGGATGGCGTGCGTTCGCTCGCAGATGCCATGGACATGCTGAAGCGTCAGGTGGCGATCACACCCGCCCCGCAATGGGTGCGCGTCGTCGGTGGTTTTACCGAGCATCAATTTGTCGAAAAAAGACTGCCGACCATCGAGGAAATCAATGCGGTGGCGCCCGACACGCCGGTCTTCCTGCTGCATCTTTACGACCGCGCGCTGCTGAATGGCGCAGCCCTTCGGGCCGTCGGCTACACAAGGGATACGCCGAACCCACCCGGCGGTGAGATCACTCGCGATGTGAACGGCAATCCCACGGGAATGCTGCTGGCCAAGCCGAATGCTGGCATCCTCTATTCGACGCTCGCCAAGGGGCCGAAGCTGCCCTTCGACTATCAGGTCAATTCCACCCGCCATTTCATGCGTGAGCTGAACCGGCTGGGCGTCACCGGCGTCATCGATGCGGGCGGCGGCTTCCAGAACTACCCTGACGATTACGAGGTGATCCAGAAGCTTTCCGACGAAGGCCAGATGACCGTGCGTCTCGCCTACAACCTCTTCACGCAGAAGCCCAAGCAGGAAAAGGAGGACTTCCTCAACTGGACCTCGTCGGTGAAATACAAACAGGGCAACGACTATTTCCGCCACAATGGCGCAGGCGAAATGCTGGTCTTTTCCGCTGCCGATTTCGAGGACTTCCGTCAGCCGCGACCGGACATGCCACCGGAAATGGAGGGCGAACTCGAAGAGGTTGTCCGGGTTCTGGCGGAAAACCGCTGGCCCTGGCGTCTGCACGCCACCTACGACGAGACGATCTCCCGTGCTCTCGATGTCTTCGAAAAGGTCAACCGGGACATTCCGCTCGAAGGGCTGAACTGGTTCTTCGATCATGCCGAGACGATCTCTGAACGGTCGATCGACCGCATCGCGGCTCTCGGCGGCGGCATCGCGACCCAGCACCGCATGGCCTATCAGGGCGAATATTTTGTTGAGCGTTATGGTCATGGCGTTGCCGAAGCGACCCCACCGATCAAACGCATGCTTGAGAAGGGCGTCAATGTTTCGGCCGGCACGGATGCGACGCGCGTCGCCTCCTATAATCCGTGGGTTTCGCTGTTCTGGATGGTGACGGGCAAGACAGTGGGCGGCATGCAGCTCTATCCGCGCGCCAATTGCCTCGACCGCGAGACGGCGCTGCGCATGTGGACGGAGAAGGTCACGTGGTTCTCGAACGAGGAAGGAAAAAAGGGCCGCATTGAGAAGGGCCAGTTCGCCGATCTCGTTGTGCCGGACAAGGATTATTTCTCCTGCGCCGAGGATGAAATTTCCTTCCTCACATCCGATCTGACAATGGTTGGCGGCAGAATCGTCTATGGCGCCGGGGACTTCAAGTCGCTGGATGAAAACGACGTTCCGCCGGCCATGCCCGACTGGTCTCCCGTGCGCGCTTTCGGTGGTTACGCCGCCTGGGGCGAGCCGCAAGGGCCGGCGCTCGCTC encodes the following:
- a CDS encoding hydrolase, yielding MSKLEVLTPANSQLIFIDQQPQMAFGVQSIDRQTLKNNVVGLAKAAKIFNIPTTITTVETESFSGNTFPELLTVFPENDILERTSMNSWDDQNVRDALAKNAAAGRKKIVVSGLWTEVCNTTFALSALHDVADYEIYMVADASGGTSVDAHKYAMDRMVQAGIIPVTWQQVLLEWQRDWARKETYDAVTSLVKEHSGAYGMGIDYAVTHVHGGEERVKHGKRIGPNPANK
- a CDS encoding XapX domain-containing protein, producing MKVYLLSLGAGLLVGIVYSLLNVRSPAPPVIALVGLLGILVGEQIIPFARTIIGKEPAVVSWINQIKPHMFGHLPKGSEERTDLAKAERPADRERS